A segment of the Elaeis guineensis isolate ETL-2024a chromosome 6, EG11, whole genome shotgun sequence genome:
GGAACTCTTATTCCCCATGCCTTTCTAGTTTTCAGTTCAAGCCATCTTACTTCAGTTCCATCAGTTCGATAGCTCTTTGAGTGTTTCTATTGATCCTTAGACATGTGATGCATATGGCTATGTGATACATAAAACGAGTTGTATGGGCACTTTGTTATCATATTATCTAATTAAGAAGAGATTCTTGACTGATCTCTGgactcatactttcaaattgtcAATTTTATGCTTGTTTTCATAAATGTGCAACCATTTACATACGGATAATAGACTGTTATTTGCAGTGCTACCAAGTATTACTTCCAGCTTGATAGTCAAGAACAAAAGAATAcgttagaaatatatatatattggttaaCCATAGCCACCCTTCATTCTTTGGTAGGGCATCTTATTCTCCCAGAAAGGCTGCTTCCATAGAGCCTCTTGAGAAATCTTAAATTACATCAAACAGACAAATCAATGATTATGTTAAAACTCATCATCCACAAATGTCCTGCAACTTTTGCAGGACATCACAAAACCCACAAGCAAACACCTCATCCTCCAGTTCACTAGCATGGTGGCAGATCCTTGGGAGGAGGTAAGATGGATTGTTCTGTCCCATTTCCATTTTCCACAACAAATGCCATCTTGAGCCCCCAGGTGGTGTGGAGCTCCAGATGACAGTGCATGAACCAAACACCTGAAATAATAGGGAGAATGACATAATAGTTCACTTCAAAGAGCTAAGATCAACATAAACTAGTTTAAGAGAAGATACATGTAAATAACTGGTAATATTAACCTGGATTATCAGCTCTAAACCGGATTGCAGTCCAACCTCCTGTAGGAACACCAACTGTGTTTCTTTCTGGTGGATCGACCAAGTTATATTTAGCTGGGTCTTTCTTCGGGTCGAAGTTTCCGATCCCCCTCCCAACAACAAAGAAGTTGTAACCATGGAGATGGAAGGGATGAGACTCTGGTGCCAGGAGATTTGTGTCTTGCAACACCAATTCAACTGTCGAATTGTAAGGAATCCTGCTCAGCCTGGTGCCCAAGGATGTGCCAAGGTTTGCTGTGAGGGGTGCACCGGTATAATTGAACGTTGTTGCAGGTTTGTCGGGGAAGTCTAGCCTGAACACCCCCTTGATGTTGAAGTAGTGTGCTTGAAGTAGCCCAATTGTGGGCATCACAAAGGTAATGTTGTTCAAGGATGCAGTGAGTCGAGTTCCATTCAAGCAAGTCGGGCATGGATCGACGCCCAGACTAGCTGTGTAGAAGAGATGCCTGTCGACGCTGAGAGGCACATTAGCAGGAAATTGTGGAGAATTCAGACTTCTGAGCTTGTCGAGGAAGTCATTAACAAATTCAGTATCATTTGGTGCGGGCAGTTGAGGCAGGATGGGGACAATGGTTGTTGGAATGCCTTTGTATTGTAAAATAGCAGTTGCAGTTCTGTTGTCTACAGCGATTGGGGCATCCATGAAGGGTCTAGCGGCCATGAAGTATCTACCAGGGTTTTTGTCAGCCTTGACAAGAACACTAGTGGTTTGGCCGGGCGCAATCACTATGGCACTTGTGGTGAAGGGCTTGCAGTAGACTGCATCGATCTCAACCACAGTCATACTGTGCCCGGCAATCGCAAAGAAGAGTTCGTCGTTGAGGGCAGCGTTGACGATTCTAAGGAGGTAGATCTTGCCCCATTCAACTTCCATTGCATATGTATCTGAAACAAGAATGGGAAGAAGAAATGAAATGTTATCAACATCTCCTTCTGATTAAATTTTCTTCACAATTCTACCATGTGTTCTTCAGGTAAGCACTACTATCTCTCATTAAACCATTCTTGCTAGGTTTTATAATAAGATTCCATAATACCCTTTGTATTTCGGCAGGAGTATataagaaataatgtatgaattATATAGTATGTCATTGAAACAAGATGGAAATATACTGAGTGCAAGGCCATTGAGCTAGGAAACTAGTCCATATGATCTTACGTTTCTCTGAGCATGGGAAGAGAGGTCCTGGCTTTCCATTGATGGTGTGGGCATCCGACATGTTTGGTGGCAACCCAAGCATGTTACCTTGCTTCTCAACCTCTTCAACATCTGCATGCCACCATTCTCCTACAAAACAATATCAAAGTTAGCTCCATATACAAAGAAGACACACAGCTTACTACTAGCTAGGCTGCAATATCTAAGCTTCAGTCACCTAAAACCAGTTCAGCTTCTGCATGAGGTTGTGGGAATGGGTATGGAACTCCTTCCTTCGGCATGATCACGATCGCACCATGGATGGTGGCTCGCAACCACAAGATGTGAGCATGCCACCACAATGTTCCTCTCTGTCCTGTAACATTGAAATCGTAGGTGTAGCTTCTTCCACTCTGAATCGGGCATTGAGTAATGTATGCTGGACCATCAGCCCATCCATTTCGAAACTGCTTCAATCCATGCCTACATTGACACTCCTCTTTAACCTTCTAACCATTGTTATCTAGAGTACAAGGCAGAGTATTGATCTAGAGAGAATCCTACCAGTGGATGGATATGTTATATTGAGCATAGTTTGTAACGTTGATGACGACTCTATCTCCTTCTCGGGCATAGATGGTTGGCCCAGGGAACCTCCCATTGACTGTGACAATTGGCTTAGCATGACATAGTCTGCTTACATTCTTAAGTACAACCTGAGGGCCCAAAAGAATATAAGAGGAAGAAGCAGGAAGTTTGAGAGAGTCTACAAGTGTAATTAAAGGAAGTACTCACATCAAACTGATAGTTTTTTATGGCAGCCTCGGCTGGTAGTGACATGAAAATGAGAAACGCCGAGAGCAAAAGAATGGATCCGTAGAAGGAGAAGGCCATCTTTCTTGATTAAAAGCGACAAGACTTGAATGGTGGTGAGACATGGGTTGATTGGTTCTTATATACGGGGAAGGGGTTCGAGGCACCATCAGTTTGTTAAGAGAGAAGGGTGTTGGTGAGCCAAATTTAGGTGCGGATATGCACCGCGTTGTATACTGATGCTTGGAAGCAAATGGTGATGGAGACTATAGAGGGAAATGGTTATATGCTAATAGGCTTGAGAGATATGCTACGCGAAGAACCCAACAGAATGGAACTTTACCGTTAAGATAAAGGAATAGATGATGCCTGTAATTTTGTTTCAAGAGTGAGAAAGAGACGAGTAGTGGAGAATTGGATGTACTTTTTGAGAGATGTTTGAGTTACTTTGAAGAGCAGTTCAGATTATAGTAGTTTATTTGAGATTTAGTCAGTTGAGGTGTCACTATAGTGGATTTGTTTATTTTCACTTGCAGTTCTGTGAAGTCAGGAAAAAAAATGTACGGATATAGCCTTCTACGAAAGGGAAGGGTGCATATTTCTGATAAGCAAGTGATCATCAGCATTAGTGTCTAGGTAGGTTAATTAATTTCGTTATCATCGAGTTTAATATGAATATTAATCTTGACCAGATCATTATTATGTTCTCAACCTCATTCGCCGTCATAATCCAAATTTTCATATTCCAATGCAATTTTGACCTTCACCTTGATCAAATTCTTTGGAACAAACTTTTGACCATCATTAGACCCACCTATAGCTAATCCCCATTTTGATATTGACATTACCTTGGAATTCAAGTCATGTCCAATTTTACCTCGATGGTGACTTCAATTTCAATTTCATTGTTATTCTCAGATCCTGAGGCAGAGCTAATAGTCCATGCAAAAGTTGGGTTACCTCTCAATTCCACTTCCAGCCATGCTTGATTGTTATAACAGAATGTTAGAAAACCCATTGATAGGGCTAGTTTCTAACTATCTGAAAATGGTATTGATTTCTTTTGCAATCCTCATCCAAAAAGTTGGAGACAATATGATGGTATGGATTTGGTTTTTCCTGACCAAATTTGGAGGAAGTGAGAAAATTCCCTCATGATTTATTGGAATTCAAAATTGAAATAGAATATGGTACATGGAAAGGAATTACAAAAGATGAAACATATTACAAAGAAGATAATCATTGGAGATGGCCTTGTAACTGTCTATGGCCTTGACAGAGCATAAATTCCCCCCGCTAGTAGAAAGAATGTAAGGCCTTATCAAGGATGAAGAAGCCAATGTCTTCCTTTTTCAAGAAAATCCTTGCATTTCTTTCATTCCATATGTGTGCCACATGGTTGCTATTGCTAAATCATCCTAGGGAGTTTTGGTTGAGTGGAGTTAGCGTCTGAAATGAGGATTGGAAATTGGTGATTCTGATTTCAATAATttagttgggaggagtcccattcctaTTTTGATTTAGAGGCAAAATAAGAATGGCCGAATCTTTTTGAAACCTAATCCCGACtttcttttaaaaattcaaatcatCATTTCAACTTCTATCATGAATCAAATGCTTCGGTGCATGTGGctatttcgattttcattccaATACTTTTCGATTCCAATTCAATCGTAATCCAAACACCTTCTAACCTTTTCTGTGATTTCCCTGCACATTTCTGCTCCTCAGGAGGTCCAAAAAGTATTAAGATTAAAAGGCAGCCCTCTACGACTAAAGCAAGAAACAATAGGCAACCCGCAGCCAAACCGCTTGGGAGAGAGCCTTCCCTCTCATAGAAGGCTTAGATGTGTAGCCTTCCCTCTTGTATAGATATGAGAAAGCCTTCAATTGTCTATAGGCAATGGATCATTTACAACCCAAGTTGTAGAAAGTTTTAAAAACATGGCAGATTTTgataggccaaaaaaaaaaattaagttttaaaaacaTGGCAAATTTTGATAGGCTGAAAAATAATATATTGAGCACTGAATACATGATTTCCCTGGTCTCCGATGACTTCTCTAGAGCTAGCAGTGCCTATGTTGGGAAACCGAGGCAAGTGTTCTTGTTGATTCTGCCATGAGTTGTTTCTGCATTTTCCTTACCAACTTATAATGATCTATTTGAATTTCAATCGGGTCAAATTTTTAAGGCACGAAGTTCACTTTCTAGGACATCTAAGCCTCCCTGTGATGCTGCATCTAGATCAAACATGTCTCCGAGTCAAAGAATCCACTTGAAACAGGTCCCTCCCAGAGTACCCGCAGGTAATTATAATGTCGCTACCATCTCTTATGAGCACATTGCCTTTTGAACCAGGGGCCCAAGGAGAATGCATGTCATTATGCATTCAATTCCAACCTTGGCAATTCGAGAAGGGGGAACTGCACCATCTTCTGCAGGCTTCCTGGTGTTGCATGGCCAACCTAGGTGCTGGGTTCAAGGCGTGACAGTTTCTTGACCATGCTGATAAACAATTCTCAGGCTTATCACTTGCGAATCCCAATAACCAGTAGTAGAGTTCTCTGCTACAAGCATTGCAG
Coding sequences within it:
- the LOC105047178 gene encoding laccase-11; translated protein: MAFSFYGSILLLSAFLIFMSLPAEAAIKNYQFDVVLKNVSRLCHAKPIVTVNGRFPGPTIYAREGDRVVINVTNYAQYNISIHWHGLKQFRNGWADGPAYITQCPIQSGRSYTYDFNVTGQRGTLWWHAHILWLRATIHGAIVIMPKEGVPYPFPQPHAEAELVLGEWWHADVEEVEKQGNMLGLPPNMSDAHTINGKPGPLFPCSEKHTYAMEVEWGKIYLLRIVNAALNDELFFAIAGHSMTVVEIDAVYCKPFTTSAIVIAPGQTTSVLVKADKNPGRYFMAARPFMDAPIAVDNRTATAILQYKGIPTTIVPILPQLPAPNDTEFVNDFLDKLRSLNSPQFPANVPLSVDRHLFYTASLGVDPCPTCLNGTRLTASLNNITFVMPTIGLLQAHYFNIKGVFRLDFPDKPATTFNYTGAPLTANLGTSLGTRLSRIPYNSTVELVLQDTNLLAPESHPFHLHGYNFFVVGRGIGNFDPKKDPAKYNLVDPPERNTVGVPTGGWTAIRFRADNPGVWFMHCHLELHTTWGLKMAFVVENGNGTEQSILPPPKDLPPC